The proteins below come from a single Spiroplasma endosymbiont of Atherix ibis genomic window:
- the trxA gene encoding thioredoxin, with protein MAVKVINTVEEFDEEIAKDATVVDFYAEWCGPCKMMAPIFDLTSDEEQSINFIKVDTDKLPEIAQRYNIMSIPTLILFKKGKVSKQNSGFMSKDILKQFIK; from the coding sequence ATGGCAGTAAAAGTTATTAATACAGTAGAAGAATTTGATGAAGAAATAGCAAAAGATGCAACAGTTGTTGATTTTTATGCTGAATGATGTGGTCCATGTAAAATGATGGCACCAATATTTGATTTAACTTCAGATGAAGAACAATCAATTAATTTTATTAAAGTTGATACAGATAAATTACCAGAAATAGCACAAAGATATAATATTATGTCTATTCCAACTTTAATTTTGTTTAAAAAAGGGAAAGTTTCTAAACAAAATAGTGGATTTATGTCAAAAGATATTTTAAAGCAGTTTATAAAATAA
- a CDS encoding HAD family hydrolase, translating to MIKLIALDVDGTLVKKKNRVSKSNIETINEARKKGIKICIATGRNITRTQRVAKLIGIDLAQEYLITLNGGAVYKYDKNANLTLIEEHLFTLEDFKFIYNKAKENKLSTFSYAKDPKISYVVKKNLFTYILKKVSHRKLIKYDRDTIKDTSYKIIVYGNSKGIAKLKEEIKDKEYEMFSWSYVPHSSNIEINPKGVDKLYSLQKVAKAYGIKPEEIMYFGDGDNDKRSLNWVGQGVAMRNSKKDLKNVVKNITKSNKKHGVAYWIKKDILN from the coding sequence TTGATTAAATTAATAGCACTTGATGTTGATGGAACATTAGTTAAGAAAAAAAATAGAGTTTCAAAATCAAATATAGAAACAATTAATGAAGCAAGAAAAAAAGGAATAAAAATTTGTATTGCAACAGGAAGAAATATAACTAGAACACAAAGAGTTGCTAAATTAATTGGTATTGATTTAGCACAAGAATATTTAATAACCCTTAATGGTGGAGCAGTTTATAAGTATGATAAAAATGCTAATTTAACTTTAATAGAAGAACATTTATTTACTTTAGAGGATTTTAAGTTTATTTATAATAAAGCTAAAGAAAATAAGTTAAGTACTTTTAGTTATGCAAAAGATCCAAAAATTTCTTATGTCGTTAAAAAAAATCTATTTACCTATATTTTAAAAAAAGTTTCACATAGAAAACTTATAAAATATGATAGAGATACAATAAAAGATACTTCATATAAGATAATAGTTTATGGAAATTCAAAGGGTATTGCTAAATTAAAAGAAGAAATTAAAGATAAGGAATATGAAATGTTCTCTTGGAGCTATGTGCCACATTCTTCAAATATAGAAATAAACCCAAAAGGTGTTGATAAGTTGTATTCATTGCAAAAAGTTGCAAAAGCTTATGGAATAAAACCAGAAGAAATTATGTATTTTGGAGATGGAGATAATGATAAAAGATCTTTAAATTGAGTCGGTCAAGGTGTTGCAATGCGAAACTCAAAAAAGGATTTAAAAAATGTTGTTAAGAATATAACCAAATCAAATAAAAAACATGGAGTTGCTTATTGAATAAAAAAAGACATTTTAAATTAA